The following proteins are encoded in a genomic region of Flexivirga oryzae:
- a CDS encoding homogentisate 1,2-dioxygenase encodes MPYYRSVGSVPRTRHTQHRAADGSLYYEELMGEEGFSSDSSLLYHRSIPSSVREFRVWELPDQSLVPNHPLKPMHLKLHELFPAGTTGVDAVTGRRLVLGNGDVRLNYVVADTPSPLYRNAIGDECLYVEEGDAVVETVFGDLDAHQGDYIVIPRATTHRIVPRGTVRIYAIEGNSHIGPARQYLSKHGQLLEHAPYCERDLRGPGEPHLAEAPTGSTTEGVEVYVKHRVEGLPGGIGGSVHVVPDHPFDVVGWDGCLYPFAFNVEDFMPITGKVHQPPPVHQVFEGFNFVVCNFVPRKVDYHPLSIPVPYYHSNVDSDEVMFYCGGDYEARKGSGIGNGSISLHPGGHSHGPQPGAYERSIGVEYFDELAVMVDTFRPLLLGEGARAADDGTYAYSWSQGQQ; translated from the coding sequence ATGCCGTATTACCGCTCCGTCGGTTCCGTGCCACGGACCCGCCATACCCAGCACCGCGCCGCCGACGGCTCGCTCTACTACGAGGAGCTGATGGGCGAGGAGGGCTTCTCCTCCGACTCCTCGCTGCTCTACCACCGCAGCATCCCGTCGTCGGTCCGGGAGTTCCGCGTCTGGGAGCTGCCCGACCAGAGCCTGGTCCCCAACCACCCGCTGAAGCCGATGCACCTGAAGCTGCACGAGCTCTTCCCCGCGGGCACGACCGGTGTCGACGCGGTGACCGGGCGCCGGCTGGTGCTGGGCAACGGCGACGTGCGCCTGAACTACGTGGTCGCGGATACGCCGAGTCCCCTCTACCGCAACGCGATCGGCGACGAGTGCCTGTATGTCGAGGAGGGTGACGCGGTCGTCGAGACCGTCTTCGGCGACCTGGACGCACACCAGGGCGACTACATCGTCATCCCGCGTGCGACCACGCACCGCATCGTGCCGCGCGGCACGGTCCGGATCTACGCGATCGAGGGCAACAGCCACATCGGCCCGGCCCGGCAGTACCTGTCCAAGCACGGGCAGCTGCTGGAGCACGCCCCCTACTGCGAGCGCGACCTGCGCGGGCCGGGTGAGCCACACCTGGCGGAGGCCCCGACGGGCTCGACCACCGAAGGCGTCGAGGTCTACGTCAAACACCGCGTCGAGGGGCTGCCCGGCGGCATCGGCGGATCCGTCCACGTGGTCCCGGACCACCCCTTCGACGTGGTTGGCTGGGACGGTTGTCTCTATCCCTTCGCCTTCAACGTGGAGGACTTCATGCCGATCACCGGCAAGGTGCACCAGCCGCCGCCCGTGCACCAGGTCTTCGAGGGTTTCAATTTCGTGGTCTGCAACTTCGTGCCGCGCAAGGTCGACTACCACCCGCTGTCGATCCCGGTGCCCTACTACCACTCCAACGTCGACTCCGACGAGGTCATGTTCTACTGCGGCGGCGACTACGAGGCGCGCAAGGGCTCCGGCATCGGCAACGGCTCGATCTCGCTGCACCCGGGCGGCCATTCGCACGGCCCGCAGCCGGGCGCGTACGAGCGGTCCATCGGCGTGGAGTACTTCGACGAGCTCGCCGTCATGGTCGACACGTTCCGGCCGTTGCTGCTCGGCGAGGGTGCGCGCGCCGCCGACGACGGCACCTACGCCTACTCGTGGTCGCAGGGACAGCAATGA
- a CDS encoding winged helix-turn-helix domain-containing protein, which yields MPDARGSVSVFPVPDRRLAIVALRGPHAHAGVVPTHQLLVEQAAAGLAWSTFAVSSAAELAWSLTVNRPAAVAVVGSTAAPPDPELIERVRAATRAPVLVLGAFSANRTIALLRAGADTVAAPAIRPAELGGRLLALVRRAAGGSDSGARYLAAGPLRIDLWQHEAALDQQPLALTATEFKLLVCLMEADGRAVPSDRIVARVWGWAGDDAGPNLLRINVMRLRRKLGERATDARLIVSVRGTGYRFGAQVTELGEREDRPPADASSDLLLAERLARRCEELASAPDAAQAAQRVIESLITEGTVDAAGLHLLRDDRLQLVAHRGFSAAWEDAARELQLVDSGYGAVRALGSTEPLQLRPARAPRFPGTAQLTRAELPGTYLFVPLRSGDAVVGAMGLHRHSDEPFGPLTITYLRAVGALCVCAWSRARSAEPIQQR from the coding sequence ATGCCTGACGCGAGGGGATCGGTGTCGGTCTTCCCGGTGCCCGACCGGCGGCTGGCGATCGTGGCGCTGCGCGGGCCGCACGCACACGCCGGGGTCGTGCCGACGCACCAGCTGCTGGTGGAGCAGGCGGCCGCGGGGCTGGCCTGGTCCACCTTCGCGGTCAGCAGCGCGGCAGAGCTGGCCTGGTCGCTGACCGTCAACCGGCCGGCCGCGGTCGCGGTGGTGGGCTCGACAGCCGCCCCGCCCGACCCGGAGCTGATCGAGCGGGTCCGGGCGGCAACCCGGGCACCGGTCCTCGTCCTGGGCGCCTTCAGCGCGAATCGGACCATCGCCCTGCTCCGCGCCGGCGCCGACACCGTGGCCGCGCCGGCGATCCGGCCGGCCGAGCTCGGCGGTCGGCTGCTCGCCCTGGTCCGCCGGGCGGCGGGCGGCTCGGACAGCGGTGCGCGCTACCTGGCCGCGGGGCCGTTGCGCATCGACCTGTGGCAGCACGAGGCCGCCCTCGACCAGCAGCCGCTGGCGCTGACGGCGACCGAGTTCAAACTGCTGGTCTGCCTGATGGAGGCCGACGGGCGGGCCGTCCCGAGCGACCGCATCGTCGCCCGGGTGTGGGGTTGGGCCGGTGACGATGCCGGGCCGAACCTGTTGCGGATCAACGTGATGCGGCTGCGCCGCAAGCTCGGTGAGCGCGCCACGGACGCACGGCTCATCGTGTCGGTGCGCGGCACCGGCTACCGGTTCGGGGCGCAGGTCACCGAGCTCGGCGAGCGCGAGGACCGGCCGCCGGCGGACGCGAGCAGCGACCTGCTGCTCGCCGAACGGCTCGCCCGCCGATGCGAGGAGCTGGCGTCCGCGCCGGACGCCGCGCAGGCCGCCCAGCGAGTCATCGAGTCACTGATCACCGAGGGCACGGTGGACGCCGCGGGCCTGCACCTGCTGCGGGACGACCGGTTGCAGCTGGTCGCGCACCGCGGCTTCAGCGCCGCGTGGGAGGACGCCGCGCGGGAGCTGCAGCTGGTCGACTCCGGGTATGGCGCCGTCCGCGCGCTCGGCTCCACCGAGCCGCTGCAGCTGCGCCCGGCGCGGGCGCCGCGCTTCCCCGGCACGGCGCAGCTGACGCGGGCCGAGCTGCCCGGCACCTACCTGTTCGTCCCGTTGCGCAGCGGGGACGCCGTCGTCGGGGCGATGGGCCTGC